In the Aquimarina spinulae genome, TTAAATGGTAAAGTAGAAAACCAATCCATTAAAGAAGGAGATATTTTGCTATTTGCCAGTGTAGGCGCAGGGATGAACATCAATACTCTTTTATATCAATTTTAAAGCTTTTATAAAATTCTCTTAGATGTACAGATAGTAATCTGAGTAATTGTCTATTTTTACACTATAATTACTGATTTGACTATTATGTACGAAGGAAATTTTCCTCACCAGCGATACCAAAAAACTTTAGAATTTCTTAGAGAAAATACCCCTGCTCCAGGTACTGTTCTGGATTTGGGTGTTAGAAATCCTTTTGTAGAGTTTATGGAAAAAGAAGGGTATACAGTATCAAATACCTCTGGCGAAGATCTGGACCTTAATACAGAAGCTGTACAAAAAGAAAATATTCAAATTGTTACTGCCTTCGAAATTTTTGAGCACCTTATCGCTCCTTTTAATGTTTTACGCGACATTAAAGCAGATAAACTAGTTGCTTCTATCCCATTAAAATTATGGTTCTCTCCTGCCTATCGTA is a window encoding:
- a CDS encoding methyltransferase; amino-acid sequence: MYEGNFPHQRYQKTLEFLRENTPAPGTVLDLGVRNPFVEFMEKEGYTVSNTSGEDLDLNTEAVQKENIQIVTAFEIFEHLIAPFNVLRDIKADKLVASIPLKLWFSPAYRSKTDPWDRHYHEFEDWQFDWLLEKAGWEIKVRNKWTHPVKKIGLRPLLRLFTPRYYIVYAERVKKS